Proteins encoded in a region of the Rhodococcus sp. SBT000017 genome:
- a CDS encoding MspA family porin, which produces MTEIQKSRRSRGLKSMSAAVVAGASVVGLVLGTGTASAAVDSTNTVVDANGNVITVSLSDTFINSVSPLDGNPLTREWFANGVAGWTVTGPDADDFEGTVAIGYQVGYPASIGGSITFGYTTPNISAEFDVPLGSEPSASISTSDLLPSAGFEAEIAPGPGIVDATAASGNIQGTEGDAEGPSGTIQIANAHGTATGILGNVRVRPYVSVTSSTGDVAVTYGAPWTFN; this is translated from the coding sequence ATGACGGAGATCCAGAAGTCGCGGCGTAGCCGGGGACTCAAGTCCATGAGCGCTGCGGTTGTCGCCGGCGCGTCGGTCGTCGGTCTGGTACTCGGTACCGGAACCGCGTCCGCTGCAGTGGACAGCACCAACACGGTCGTCGATGCCAACGGCAACGTCATCACCGTGTCGCTGTCCGACACCTTCATCAACAGCGTCTCGCCGCTCGACGGCAACCCGCTCACCCGTGAGTGGTTCGCCAATGGTGTCGCAGGCTGGACCGTCACCGGTCCCGACGCCGACGACTTCGAGGGCACCGTCGCCATCGGCTACCAGGTCGGCTACCCGGCCAGCATCGGTGGATCGATCACCTTCGGTTACACCACCCCGAACATCAGCGCAGAGTTCGACGTTCCGCTGGGCTCCGAGCCCTCGGCTTCGATCTCGACGAGCGACCTGCTGCCGTCCGCTGGCTTCGAGGCCGAGATCGCTCCCGGCCCCGGCATTGTCGACGCCACCGCTGCCTCGGGCAACATCCAGGGCACCGAAGGTGACGCCGAAGGCCCCTCCGGCACCATCCAGATCGCCAACGCTCACGGCACCGCTACCGGCATCCTCGGTAACGTCCGCGTCCGTCCGTACGTCTCCGTCACCAGCTCCACCGGTGACGTTGCTGTCACGTACGGCGCACCGTGGACCTTCAACTGA
- a CDS encoding molybdenum cofactor biosynthesis protein B: MELDAPLAGRALVVIVDDRTAHSTEKDSKGPLVTELLTEAGFLVDGVVAVTADEVDVRNALNTAVIGGVDLVVSIGGTGVSPRDVTPDVTAEVLDREIPGISEALRSSGLAAGSLDAGLSRGLVGVSGSTLVVNLASSRAAIRDGMATLTPLASQVIAELSGLDA; this comes from the coding sequence ATGGAACTCGACGCACCACTGGCAGGGCGCGCGTTGGTCGTCATCGTGGACGACCGAACAGCGCACAGCACCGAGAAGGACTCGAAGGGCCCGCTCGTCACGGAACTGCTGACCGAGGCAGGTTTCCTCGTCGACGGCGTCGTTGCCGTGACTGCGGACGAGGTGGACGTGCGCAATGCACTCAACACCGCGGTGATCGGCGGTGTCGATCTGGTGGTCTCCATCGGTGGCACCGGCGTCTCACCCCGCGATGTGACTCCGGACGTCACCGCGGAGGTGCTCGACCGTGAGATTCCGGGTATCAGCGAGGCGCTGCGATCGTCGGGGCTGGCGGCCGGTTCGTTGGACGCAGGTCTCTCCCGTGGACTGGTCGGTGTCTCCGGTAGCACCCTGGTGGTCAATCTGGCCTCGTCGCGGGCTGCGATTCGCGATGGGATGGCGACGCTGACGCCGCTGGCGAGTCAGGTCATCGCCGAGCTGTCGGGATTGGACGCATAG
- a CDS encoding S1C family serine protease: MSDDRNESEQSGQGAGGEQHPADRASRGDEQSYSAQQPPTRQDSSQQHRTQQFPPQQGYPQQYAGYGQGGYQPGYGPYGQQGDPQHTQAHHAQPQHVAPQSNSAPSAVKSRPGRSVLVAGAIALVLVGGGIGGAVGAIATNNANGNGGGVTNSLNSTVTAAQPAANFPDGSVQAVANKVLPSVVQIQVKGSQEEGEGSGVILSSDGLILTNNHVATGAGANGKLTVAFSDGSVADATIVGADSVSDMAVIKAEGKSNLTPIELGSSSNLEVGQQVVAIGSPLGLAGTVTTGIVSSLNRPVSTSGEAGNQNSVIDAIQTDAAINPGNSGGALVNTDGQLIGINTAIATLGGSQGSGAQSGSIGLGFAIPVDQAKRIADELTTTGKATQAMIGVQVPSQDDANGATVVEVTEGGPAAAAGIPTGAVITKLDDRIVSSGDALIAAVRSHAPGDSVTVTYTDGGSEKTATVTLGTAEPAAAQPQTQRQEQQLPFQIPSLPGGR; encoded by the coding sequence ATGAGCGACGACCGTAACGAATCCGAACAGAGCGGACAGGGTGCCGGTGGCGAGCAGCATCCGGCGGACCGGGCTTCGCGCGGCGACGAGCAGAGTTACTCGGCCCAGCAGCCTCCGACTCGGCAGGATTCCAGTCAGCAGCACCGGACGCAGCAGTTCCCGCCGCAGCAGGGCTACCCGCAGCAGTACGCCGGTTACGGGCAAGGGGGCTACCAGCCCGGCTACGGTCCGTACGGACAGCAGGGCGATCCGCAGCACACCCAGGCTCACCACGCTCAACCTCAGCACGTTGCGCCGCAGTCGAATTCGGCACCGAGCGCGGTGAAGTCGCGCCCGGGTCGGTCGGTACTGGTGGCCGGAGCCATCGCGCTCGTTCTGGTCGGTGGCGGAATCGGCGGCGCGGTCGGTGCGATCGCCACCAACAACGCCAACGGCAACGGCGGGGGAGTGACCAACTCGTTGAACTCCACGGTCACTGCAGCTCAGCCTGCCGCCAACTTCCCCGACGGATCGGTTCAGGCGGTAGCGAACAAGGTTCTGCCGAGCGTCGTGCAGATTCAGGTGAAGGGCTCTCAGGAAGAGGGTGAGGGCTCGGGCGTCATTTTGAGCAGCGACGGCCTGATCCTCACCAACAATCACGTCGCGACGGGTGCGGGTGCCAATGGCAAGCTCACCGTCGCGTTCTCCGACGGATCGGTCGCCGACGCGACGATCGTCGGTGCCGACTCGGTCTCGGACATGGCCGTCATCAAGGCCGAGGGCAAGTCGAATCTGACGCCGATCGAACTGGGTTCGTCGTCGAACCTCGAAGTGGGCCAGCAGGTTGTCGCGATCGGCTCCCCGCTCGGCCTGGCGGGCACCGTCACCACGGGCATCGTGTCCTCGCTCAACCGGCCGGTGTCCACCTCGGGAGAGGCAGGCAACCAGAACTCGGTGATCGACGCCATCCAGACCGATGCTGCGATCAACCCGGGCAACTCCGGCGGTGCGCTCGTCAACACCGACGGACAGTTGATCGGTATCAACACCGCGATCGCCACGCTCGGCGGCAGCCAGGGATCCGGAGCCCAGAGCGGTTCCATCGGGCTCGGGTTCGCCATTCCGGTGGATCAGGCGAAACGAATCGCCGACGAGCTGACCACCACCGGTAAAGCCACCCAGGCCATGATCGGGGTGCAGGTGCCGTCGCAGGACGATGCCAACGGCGCAACCGTCGTCGAGGTCACCGAGGGGGGCCCGGCGGCAGCGGCAGGTATCCCCACGGGTGCGGTGATCACCAAGCTCGACGATCGCATCGTCTCGAGCGGTGACGCGTTGATCGCAGCGGTGCGCTCGCACGCTCCGGGAGATTCCGTCACCGTCACCTACACCGACGGCGGCAGCGAGAAGACAGCGACGGTGACGCTCGGTACCGCGGAACCTGCCGCGGCGCAGCCGCAGACGCAGCGGCAGGAACAGCAACTGCCGTTCCAGATCCCGTCGCTTCCGGGCGGTCGCTGA